CTTCCGGTACTCCTCCAGCAGAAAACTGGCGAGCGCAGCCGGCTTCCCGGACAGGCGGCCCCCTTGTTGCTTCAGGCGCTGGATCAGGAGACTTTTCGGCGAGAGACGCGGTCTGTCAGGGGACACTCTCCCCTCCCATCGGGAGCCAAACGGGACAGCAAGCTTGTATTAAAAGTTGCACAAACAACCGGTTATGAAATTTTTCTGTCATTCTTGTCAGTCGGGTGGCGGTTGTCAAGGGCCTTTTTAAGGGAAGGCAGAAGCTTGACACCGGCCGCGCCCCGTCATAGCTTTCCCGTATGGTCGCCTCCACGCCGGTGCGCGCGTGAAGCCCGGAGGCCACCTTGCCACGGCCCTGGCCCTGGGCGGTGCGGGCTACGTGGTCACGGGCTCGGCAGAGCTGGCCGGCGGGTGCTTTGCCGGCGGTTTCCTGATCGACGCGGATCACTACCTCGACTACCTGGCCTTCGAAAGACAGTGGCGCCGCCCCGGACCGACCGAGTTCCTCCGATACTACTTCAGGCATCGCTACCAGCGCATCGTCCTCGCGCTCCATTCTCTCGAGCTGCTGGTGACGCTCGCGCTGCTCAGCGTGGCCTGGCCACGCCCCGCGCTCCTCGGCTACCTCTTCGGGGCGCTGCTCCACGTCACCCTGGACATCCTGGTGAACGGTGAGCATCTGCTGAAGCGCCCGGTGCTCTTCTACAGCTTCGCCTATCGCGCCAGCCTGGGCTTCGCGACCGCGCGCCTCCAGACTCCTCTCGTGATCCCTCCCGAGGCCGGGCAGGCGCCGATCCGCGAGTTCTTCACCTGGCGCCACCTGGTCCGACCCGTTCAGCCGGAGCATCAAGGCGGCCAGCGGCAGCCGGAACAGCCGCCCGCCCATCCCTGAGGCGGCCCTGTAGTACAATCCCGGGCAAGGGTGGAAGCCGAAGTATGGACCGAGCCATCCTCTACAACAAGGACAGTTGACCCACCTGCGCCAGCGCGAGGGAGTTTCTCTCGCAAAAGGGGATCGCCTACGAGAGCCACCTGGTCGAGCAGGCCCCGGTGGACCGGGCGGCCACCCTGGCGCTGGCCCGGGGCGCCCGACGGCTCGTCGTCAAGGCGGGTCAGCAGACCCTGAGGTTCGACACGCAGCAGAACTCCATTACCGACAACCAGATCCTGGAGTACCTGGTCCACGACGACGGCTTCCTCCGCGTGCCCGTCCTGGTGCTCGGGGACCTGCTGGTGCGCGGCTACACGGAGGAGATCTACCGCGAGGTGCTCGGATGACGCCTCCGAGTCCGAGCGCGGGCTTTGCCCGCGCAATTGACTCGGGCCTCGCGCGGCGGGTGGCCTGCCTCGCGGCATGGCCGAACCCGCCACGCTCGAACCATCATCATGGGGGAGGATTCGGAGGGGGCTGCCGAGGCCCCCTCCGATTCACACAAGGAGCCGGCCGATGATCCTCAAGGAGACCGAGCGGTCCGTCTACCTCGACGTGTCCAGGATCGAGTGGCAGCCCACCAAGTACCCCGGCGTCGAGACCAAGGTGCTCTATGCGGACGCCTCGGGCCGGCAGACGGCCCTCGTCCGCATGGCTCCCGGCGCCCGGCTCCCCAACCACCGTCATGTCGGCGTCGAGCAGAGCTTCGTCCTGGAGGGCACGCTCGTTGACGACGACGGCGCCTGCACCGCGGGGAATTTCGTCTGGCGCCGGCCGGGCTCGATCCACACCGCGTGGAGTCCCGACGGCTGCATCGTCCTCGGCATCTTCGAGCAGCCGAACGAGTTCCTCGCCTAGGGAACCCGGAGGGGGGCTACGCCCCCCTTCCGGACCTCCCCCCGAGGAACTTGCGCGGGCGAAGCCCGCGCTCGAAGGCATTACTCCGACAGGCTCCCAGGCCGCCCGGGGGGTGCACCCTCGCGCCCCGGTCTCGCGTCGGGGCGAGGACCGCGCACGAGCACCGGCGGCACTCCAGTTTCCGGTTGTCCACGACGCCGTGTTAAGTTAGTCTCTAGTGCGTTCGCCGCCAGCCGTTGCCCGGGGTGGGTACGCCGCAGTCCAGGAGGAAGCCGTGCGGCCTGACTCAAGCGGATTGACAGACGCGGTGCGACTCGCCGTCCTGGTCCTCGCGCTCGGCGGATGCGCCAGCCTTTCAGCCGCCCCCGACCCCACCGCGGAGCTCCGCGACCTCGCGTCCCCCGGCGCGATCGCGGCTGACGGTCAGGATGAGGACGCTGGCCAGCGGCCGGCCACGGCGGCCGACGCAAGCGGCGAGGAAACCCCCTGGATCCCGGCGGCCATCGCCGAAATGAGCCTGCTCGCCCAGACGACGGCGAAGAGCCCACCCGCCGACGTCGAGATCGAGGAGTACGACCCCTGGGAGTCGTTCAACGAGAAAATGTTCGAGTTCAACCGCTGGCTGGACCGCTGGGTCCTCAAGCCGGCTGCCAAGGGCTACAACTACGTCCTCCCCGAGCCCGTGCAACAGCTGATCTCCAACGGCTTCGACAACATCCGCACGGTCCCGCGCTTCGTGAACAGCCTGCTCCAGGGCAAGTTTGCCGGCGCGGGCCGCGAACTGTCGCGGTTCCTCATCAACAGCACCCTTGGCGTCGGCGGGCTCTTCGACGTCGCCAAAACGGAATTCGACATCGCGGCGAGCAACGAGGACGCCGGCCAGACCCTGGGAGTGTGGGGGATGGGGCCCGGGCCTTATCTCGTGCTGCCCTTCCTGCCCCCGCTGACCGTGCGCGACGGCCTCGGCTACGCCGTCGATGGGGCGATGGATCCTCTTGTCTACGTCCTACCCTTCGTCTGGGACCGCGCGGGGATGAGGATCGGCGACACCATCAACGATCGCGCGCTCAACCTCGACCTCTACCAGGGGTTCGAGGAGACCACGGTCGAGTTCTACAGCGCCCTCCGCAACGCCTACCTTCAGCGCCGCCAGAAGCTCATCAGGGAGTGAGCGCGACCACGCCAGCGAAAATGAGCCTAGGGAGGCTAGCGACATGAAAGGCATCGTCACAGCGCTCGCATTAGTCGCCGCTCTGCTTTCCGGCTGCGCCTCCGTGCCTGGCACCTCTCTGGAAATGACCGCACAGTTGGAATGCGAACGGTACGGCGCGGTCTGGCGGGCCGCTCTGGCGTTCTGTGAAGTTCAGGCGGGCGGCGACCACCGATAGCACTTTCCGTGCGCCCGCGAGCAATCACATAGACGACCCTCCAGCGATCAGCCGCTGAGCCACGGCGTCTCAGCCCCGGATAACTCGGTCGACGCGGGCGACCGGCCCTTACCGAGGATCTGTGGCCCGGCGCACACCACCGGGGATTATTCGGACTGAGCCCTCGGGGGAGAGAATCACGAGCGGCGGGACGGAAACCTCGCGGTCGGATATCCGGTGCTCCCAGTGGGCAGGGACGCGCACGACTCCGGATTCACCCGGGATCGACACGAACCGCTCAGGCACCCAGAGGCTTCCGGAGCGAGGCAGCTCACGCTCCGGCTGCGGCAGCACGACCCTAGGCCTCATTGCCGAGGCTCGCACCTGGTCCAGGAGCCGCGACATCGGCGTGGCGGTCCCTGCCGTGGCTGCGGCTCTGATCTGCTCGAGCGTGCCCGACAACGACAGAGCGCCGCCAGCCTGCAGCAGCAACAGCCCGCCCGCGAGCAAACCGCATCCTCGCGCGCCGATTCCGCTTCTCACTCCAACCCGACTCCGGGTAGTCATTGATTACCTTGATTCCCCCGCAGAGGGCCCCCTGGCGGTCTTCGGGCTCAAGTCGGCCATGTCGGCGAGTGGGTCCCGAGCGGCACTGAGGGACGCCCCCAGTAGCCCGGCGTCTCTGAGAGCTGGGCCGCCGGGGCGACGCATTGGAGCTGGCCGAAGGGAGACTCCGCCACCTGGAGAAGATCCTCGATGTCCCCGAGCGTGAGCTCGGGAGTGCCGTGGCCAGTCACCCGGCCCAGCCGATCGATCCACCGTCCCGTCTGAGCGAGCGAGACCCGCACGAGGTAGCTGCCGCCTTCCCGCGCCCGCCGCGCCAGCGCCACCATCGCGCCGAAGGCCGCGAGGTAGCCGGTCGCGTGGTCGAGCGCCTGCGCCGGGAGGTGCTTCGGCGCAGCGGTCCCGGTCGCCACGCCACCCTCGTGGGCGATGCCGCTCACGGACTGGACCAGGCTGTCGAACCCTCGCCGCTCCCGCCACGGTCCGGCGTGGCTGTAGGCGCTGACTGTGACGTAGACGATGCCGGGCCGCAGCCGCGCCACCTCCTCGGGTAAGAAGCCGTGAGCTGCCAGCGCGCCCGGACGGTACGACTGGGCGAAGACGTCGGCCCGGCGGACCAGGGCCCGCAGCCGGTCGGCCCCGCCCGCCCGGCGCAGGTCCAGGTAAGCGGACAGCTTCCCGCGCCCGTTGTCCATGACGTGCATGTCGATATGCGGCAGGTGCTCCGCGGTGATGAGGAGCACCTCCGCGCCGTGCTCGGCCAGCGTGCGCCCGCACACGGGCCCGGCGATGACCCGCGTCAGATCGAGGACTCGCACCCCGGACAGCGGCCGGCCGCCGTCCCCGCAGGGCTCGGGCGGAGCATCACCTAACTTGATGATTTCGAAAACTGGCAACTGGTCCACCGCCTGGGCCTGCGGGTGCTCTCGCCATTCCTCGGCAGCGCGCACCATCCCGGCGCACAGTCCGGCGGCCGCCAGCGCGTCCTCGAGCTCTCCCGCCTTCCACCCCGGAACCGCGGCCGCCACCGCCTCGCGCGTCCCATCGCACCCGAGGAGGCGGACCACACCGTCGCGGTGGTGGGGGAAGTTGCAGTGGAGCTGGATCCAACGCCCGTCGCCGACGCGGTAGAAGCCGGAGATGGGGCCCCACGCGTCCGGAGGCGTGCGCCCGTCAACCCGGAGATAGCGCTCGCTGCGGAACGCCACCGCCGCGGCGCGGGCGTCCACCGCGACCCGCTGCCGTCGGCCGGTGCGGAGGCGCCAGAGCTCCGCGGCCGCCAGCCCCGCCGCCGCGATGGTCGCCGTCGCGGCCGTCCCGATCTTGAAGTTGGTCGGCAGGACCGGATCGCCGCCCGTCAGCCGGGTGCATTCGAGCGCGGCGGGATCGCAGTCGGCCCAGCTCCACAGTTGCGCGAGCGCAGTTGCTGCTTCGCTCATGTGGCGCGAGCCTTCCCGTCTAGCAGGCCGTCCCGGTAAACCGCGCGGCCTGGCTGAGCCACACCGTCGAGTTCATGATCTTCCACTCCGAGCGCGCACCCACTTCGCGGGTACCCCGGCCGCGCAATCAACTCGGGCCTCGCGCGGCGCGACCCGCCTGCGGCCGGAGCCCGCTCCCTCGCGGCATCGAGCGCGGGCTTTGCCCGCGCAATGAACTCGGGCCTCGCGCGGCGGGTGGCCTGCCTCACGGCATCGAGCGCGGGCTTTGCCCGCGCAAGCTTGGAGGGAGGTATCGGAAGGGGGGCGAAGCCCCCCTCCGAATAATGGCCGAACCCGCCACGCTCGAACAGCAATGGGGGAGGTCCGGAAGGGGGGCGGAGCCCCCCTCCGGGTTCCCTAGCGGCGGGCGATGTAGGCTTCCCGGATGATGTTCGCCTCCATCGCGAGCTCGTCCAGGCGGTGCTTGACCACATCGCCGATGCTGACGATCCCGCGGAGCTTCCCGTCTTCGACCACGGGAATGTGGCGGACCCGATAGCGCGTCATCAGGGCCATGACCGTCGTGACGCTGTCCTCCGGCGTGCAGGTGATGACGGATCGGCTCATCACCTGGGAGACACGGAGCCCCGACAGCTTCGCTCCATGTTCGGCGAGGGCGTGGACGATATCACGCTCCGCGATCAGGCCCAGGATCGTGGTCCCGTCTTCGCTGACGACCAGGGCCCCTATGCCTTTCGACTTCAGTTCCCACGCAATGGTTGACAGAGTCGTGTCGGGCGGTGTCGTCGAGACGCTGGCGCCCTTGGCCTTCAGGATCGCTGCCACCTTCATGGTCCGCCCCTCCCTCTCCGGTCACCACCGCCGGCTCACGGCCCGAACCCGCGACCCAGGTTCAGTCACCCCGTCCGGGCTGATCCGATTCTAACTCCACGCGGAAGCGGATGCACCTCTCCTCGGCTTCCTAAACTCGTGAAGACCCTCACAAGGCGCAAAGATCCGGCTTGTTTCAACCATCCAGAACGCTTCGAATAGAGGAGAAAGGAAACTGGACCCCATCCTGATCTTGCTGGCACTGTTCGTGTTCCCGCTTCCGTGGGTGCTCTTGTTGCGAACATGGGTATTCCCCCATCCGGGGTTGGACGATTGGATCGACTCCATTTGCGCCTCGACCGCCTTTGGAATCGGGCTGCTTTACCTCGTGAGCACGGCTTCCTTGAACGCGTTCTTACCCGTTTGGGGCGGCAGCCGCGCCGCTGAGACCAGGGTAAGCTGGGGGTAAAACCACAGTCGATGCTTCAGCCGGGTGACCGGGTTCGCGTTGAGTGCTACGCTGGTAGCCGGGGAGGCGAGACCCCGCGGCGCTTCTGGGCTGACGACCGCTGGGAAGAGCTGATCGTCCTCGACGGCTGGGCCAGCGAGGACATCCGGGCGGCGACACGGACGCGCTGGTTCAGGGTTCGCCTCCACACGGGCGTGGAAGGCCTGCTCTGTCACGACGAGAGCCTGGACCTCTGGTTCTGGCGACGGGCGGGGGCCTTGCCGGCAAGGGAGTGAGGGACGTGAGAGAGACGCGGCGATCACTGAGCCGAGCGCTCTGGGTTCTGACGGTCGCCCTGACTTCCGGGTGCGTCGCACCCACGGCCGTACCGGGACCCGAGCCGACGCTCGCCTGGCGCCATACGGCTCGCCAGTGTTACGCGGATGTCAACGCCCGGCGGGCTGTCGTGTATCAAGCGCCCTATCACGAAGGTCGTGGGGCGCTCTTGGGCCGGGCTGCCTGCGACCAGTACGTGGAAGACATGGAAGCGGAGGAAGCGCGGCGGCAGGCCAGGGCCTCGGGACCCGCGCCGCAGGTTGACCGCGAAACCGACCTCGAGCAGCGCCTCGGGCGGCTGGAGGCCGAACTCGAGCAGGAAAAGGAGCGGGTGGCGGGGGCGCGCGCGCTGGCGGAGGAAGCAAGCCGGGCAGCCCAACAAGCCCTTGCTCGGGCCGCCGAGGTCCGGACCCAGCGCCACCTCGTGTCGACCGCCGTCGTCACCTTCGGGTTTGACAAGTGGGAGCTGGACGAACGGGCCCGGAGCAAACTGCTGGGGGTGGTGAAGCAGCTCAAGGAGAAGTCCAGCCTGGTCGTGGACCTCGAGGGACACACCGACGCCGTGGGCCCGGCGCCCTACAACCTCGAGCTAGGCCGGCGCCGGGCGGAGGCCGTCCGGCGCTTCCTGGTGGAGCACGGGCTCGACCTCCACCGCATCCATTCGATCGCGTTCGGAGAAGCTCACCCGGTGGCCGACAACAGCACCGCAGCCGGGCGCGCCGAAAACCGCCGAAGCGCCGTAAAAATCTTCGCGCTGGCCCCCTGAGCGCCCCGCCCAGCAGCCCCGCGGCTCTTCGGCCGGGCCGCCGAGCTCAGGAAACCCCTCACATCATCACCAATCCACCGTTGACGTCGAGGGTGGCTCCGGTGATGTAGCGCGCGGCATCGGAGGCGAGGAAGAGGACGGCCTCGGCAATCTCCTCCGGGGCGGAGACGCGGCGGAGGGGCACGCTCTCCGCGATCTTCCGCTTCTCCTCCTCAGTGCGCAGGGCGTGCCAGCGCTCGGTGCCGACCGTGCCGGGGGCCACGGCGTTGACGGTGATCCCGTCGGGCCCGAGCTCGCGCGCGAGGTGGCGGGTGAAGCCGAGGACGCCGGCCTTCGCCGCCGCGTAGTGGGAGGTGACGGTCACCGCTCCCGCCCGCCCCACGGTCGAGGACAGGTTCACGATGCGGCCGGAGCGCTGACGCTTCATCACCGGCACGACCGCCTTCGAGCACAGGAACACGCTGGTGAGGTTGAAGCGCAGGATCGCGTCCCACTCCTCGTCGGGGATGTCCTCGGTGCGCCGGATGACGGCGAAGCCGCCCGCGTTGTTGACGAGCACGTCAATCCGCCCCCAGCGGGCGACCACCGCGTCCACCGCCTGCCGGACGTCGGCGGCGACGGTGACGTCGGCCTTGCAGACGAGCACCTGGCGCCCGGCCAGCGCGCCCGCCACCCCCTCGGCGCCGGATGCGTCGATGTCGAGGAGCGCGAGCCGCGCCCCCTCGCGCGCGAAGGCGCGCGCAATGGCGGCACCGATCCCCTTGGCGGCTCCGGTCACGATGACCACCTGGTCCTGGAATCTCATCGGAGGATCCTCTCGCCCGTCGCGGCGTCGAAGAACCGGAGCCGGTCGAGGTTGAAGCCGAAGCGGCGGCGGTCGCCGGCGGCGACCTTCTCCTCGGCGTCGACCTTGGCCACGAGAGACACCGGGCCCCCGTAGTCGAGGAAGACCAGGGTCTCGTCGCCCATTGGCTCGGTGAGGCTCACGGTGGCCGGCCAGCTCGGGCCCGGCGTGGCGCCCTCGCCGTCCGCCAGGCGCACGTGCTCGGGCCTGACGCCGAGCGCCGCCCCCCGGCCGGCCGGGGCCGCGCGCCCCGCCAGCGGCACGCTCAGGGCCGGCGCCTCGAAGCGGAGGCGCCCCCCGTCCTCGCGGAGCTCGCCGTCCACGAAGTTCATGGCGGGGACGCCGAAGAACCCCGCCACGAAGCGGTTGGCCGGCTCGTTGTAGATGGCGAGCGGCGGCCCCACCTGCTGGACGAGCCCCTGGTGCATGACGACGATGCGGGCGGCCATCGTCATCGCCTCGGCCTGGTCGTGGGTGACGTGGATGAAGGTGGCCTTGAGGGCTTCGTGCAGGCGCTTCAGCTCGGTGCGCATCTCCACCCGGAGCTTGGCGTCGAGGCTGGAGAGAGGCTCGTCCATGAGGAAGACGGCCGGCCGCACGATGATGGTGCGGGCCAGCGCCACCCGCTGGGCCTCGCCGCCCGAGAGCGTGGCCGGGCGCTGGCCGAGGAGGTGCGCGACGTGGAGGGTCTGGGCCACGGCCTCCACCCGCGCGCGGATGTCCGCGGCCGGCACGTTCTTGATCCGGAGGGGGAAGGCGATGTTGTCGAAGACGGCCATGTGCGGGAAGAGCGCGAGGCTCTGGAAGACCATGCCGAGGTTGCGATCGCGGGGCTCCCAGTCGGTGACGCGGTCGGGGCCGATCCAGACGTCGCCCGTGGTCGGCGTCTCCAGCCCGGCGATCAGGTTGAGCGTGGTCGTCTTGCCGCACCCGGAGGGACCGACGAAGACCACGAACTCGCCGTCGGCGACGTCCAGGTTCACTCCGCGCACCGCCTGGGTCCGGCCGAAGGTCTTGCTGAGGTTCTCGAGCCGCACGCCGGCCACGGCATCCCCCTTAGGAGGCCGTCCCGGTCAGCCGCGCGGCTTGCCCGAGCCACACTGCCCAGCTCACGATGGACCACTCCGAGCGCGGGCTTGGCCCGCGCAATTGACTCGGGCCTCGCGCGGCGGGTGGCCTGCCTCGCGGCATGGCCGAACCCGCCACGCTCGAACCACCATCTGGGGGAGGCCTCGGAGGGGGCCGTCGAGGCCCCCTCCGATTATGCTACGAGCCTGTCGGAGTAACAGGGTTGAATGCTCTCGCGCTCCTGACAGTTCGCCGGCCCTTGCTGGTTCCACTCCGAGCGCGGGCTTTGCCCGCGCAGGTTCCTCGGGGGGAGGTCCGGAAGGGGGGCGTAGCCCCCCTCCGGGTTCCCTAGCGCCGGATCATCCCGAAGCTGAAGCCCTTCACCAGGTGCTTCTGGATGACGAACCCCAGGATCACGACCGGGATCGTCACGACGGTGCCGATGGCGGCCTGGGGCCCGTAGAGGCGCCCCTCGACCGCCGACTGGAACTTGTTGAGGAGGACGGGCAGCGTGAGGACCTTGGGCTGGGACAGGGTGAGGGCGAGGAGGAACTCGCTCCAGTTCAGGATGAAGACGAACATGAGCGTCACCACCATGCCGGAGGCGACCAGCGGGAAGACGACCTTGCGGACGATTGTGAACCGCCCGGCGCCCATCACCCGGGCGGCGTGCTCGAGCTCGCGCGGCACCTCGTCGATGAAGGCCAGCATCATCCAGATGACGTAGGGGAGGGTGGTGGTGAGGTAGAGCAGGATGATGCCGTAGTAGGTGTCGAAGAACTCCAGCCGGACGTTGAGGAGGTTCGCGAAGAAGACGGGAATGCTCGTGTAGTAGATCAGCATCGGCACCGCCACCACGATCGGCGGGAGCATGCGCACGGTGAGGATCGTGTAGGCGTAGTTCCTGCCCCCGACCCGGAAGCGCGAGATCGCGTAGGCGAGCGCCGACCCCAGCAGCAGCGAGGCCACCGACGCGATGGTGACGATGAGGGCGCTGTCGGCGATGCCCTTCCAGATGTTGTAGGCCTGCTCCGCGTACTCGCGCCGCAGCTCGCCGGTCGTCCCAAAGTGGAAGATCTGGCGGTAGTTGAACAGGGTCGGCTGGAAGTCGACCCAGGGCCACCAGCGCGTGGGCCAGCTCACCCAGTCCCCGGAGTCCTTGAAGGACGTCAGCACCATCCAGAAGACGGGGAAGAGCACCACGAGCGTCCAGGCCAGAAGGGCGGCGTGCCGGAGCGCGGCCGCCAGGCGCCTGCGGCGACGGCGGCTCATCGGGCCGGCACCCGCTCGGCCTCCAGGGCCGCCCGCTCCCGCTGGAGGAGGCGGATGGAGGCGAAGATCACGACGCTGAAGAGGACCAGGAGGAGCACGGACGCGGCCGCCGCGTAGGAGACCTTGTTGAAGACCCAGGCGTTCCGCCAGAGGAAGATCGAGAGCGTCTCGGTGGCGTTGCCCGGCCCGCCCTGGGTCAGGAGCATCGGGATGTCGAAGATCTTGAGCGCCTCCATGGAGCGGACGACCAGCGCGATCATGATGACGGGTTTGAGCAGCGGGAGCTGTACGTACCGGAACACCTGCCACCGGCTCGCCCCCATCACCTGGGCGGCCCGGATCGGCTCCGGCGGCAGCGCCGAGAGGCCGGAGACGAAGATCAGGAAGGTGAGCGGCGTCCACTGCCAGATGTCGGCCAGGACCACCGCCACCTGGGCCGCCCGGTACTCGGACATCCAGCGGATGCGGACCTCTTGGCCCGTGAGCCGGCTGAGCGCGTGGTTGAGCGGGCCCGTGTCGATCAGGAGCATCGAGAAGTCGTACCCGACGACAACGGGGATGATCATCATGGGGATGAGGAAGACGGTGAGGTAGAAGCGGCGGCCGCGGAAGCTCTTGTAGGTGAGGAGGGCGAGGCCGAAGCCGAGAAGCAGCTCGGCGGTGACGGCGCTAGCGGCGAAGGTGAAGGTGCGGACGATCGAGAAGAGGAACACCTCGTCGGTGAGCGCGTCCACGAAGTTGGACAGACCCCCGAAGGGCGCGGCCGTCCAGAAGCCCAGGGTGAGCCGCCAGCGGAGCAGGCTGATGTAGATCGTCAGCGCGAAGGGTACGGCGAGGAGCGCGAGGAGCAGAAGCTGGACGGGAATGAGGGGGATCCAGCGGAAGACCCTCTCCTGCTCCAGCCACGCCCCGACGGTGAGCCGTCGGGAGCGAGTCGAGGCCGCCGCCACGCCAGGTGGCGCGGCGGCGGTGTCCGGGAGTCTTGTCATCCAGGGGGCGATCAGTAGCCTTCGGCGTCGAAGTACGACCCGCTCTCCACCACCGTCTTCCAGGCCTCCGCCTGCTTCTTCCGCCCGATGTCGTCGGTGATCTTCTCCCAGGCGCGGGCCGTCCGCTTCATCGCCTCCTCGGCGGTGATCCGGGCGAAGAAGGCCTCCTGGAGGCTCACGTCGAGCGCGTCGAAGTACTCGCGGTTACCCTGGAGCGGGATCATGGGGACCGCGATCTTGGCGTTCTCCATCGTGACCTTCATGAACTGCTCGCCGAACTTGGCGATGATGGCGGGGTTCTTGGCCTGGGCGGGCCGGTAGGGGTCCCAGAACCCGGCCGGATCGGCGACGGCCCGATCCCCCACCTCGGGGCTTGAGAACCACTGGAGGAACCAGTAGGCCGCCTCCGGGTGCTTGCTGTAGCGGCTCACCATGTACTGGGTGCCGGCGGGCTGCACGGAGCGGCGGACCAGCTTGCCCTTGACGATGCTGCCGGGGACGACGCAGCTCAGGACCTTGCCGGTCACGACGGTGCCGGGCGCCTTCTCGGCATATCCGACGATGGAGGGGAAGGTCGAGATCGAGAACGAGTTCCCCTGGGCGAAGAAGGGGTAGTTCTGGGGCGTGCCCCAGCCGAAGATGTCTTTCGGCATGTACTGGGTGAGACCGATCATCTCCTTGGTGGCCTCGACGCCTTCCGGGCCGTCGATGAGCGGCTTCATGTTCCGGTTGAAGAGCAGCTTGCCCTTGGAGGCGTAGTGCCCCTGCCACCAGCGGTAGGCGAAGTCGCGGGCCCGATACTCCTGGGCGCCGTAGAGGTCCTTCTCCAGTGTGATCCCGTAGAAGTTCTGGCCCTTCTTGCCGTTGTAGAAGGAGGCCAGCTCCTCCCACTGCTTCCAGGTGTCGGGGCAGCCGGGCTCCCGGCCGAACTTGGCCTTGAAGGCGGCGCGGGCCTGGGGCAGCTCGAGGAGGTCCTTGCGGAGGGCGAGCACGGTCTGATCGCCGTCGTTGAACGTGGCGTAGAGCTTGCCCCGGTAGTACTGCTCGTTGCGGAGCGTTTTGGGGATGTCATCGAAGGAGGGCTTGCCCCGCGCGGCGTAGTCGTCGAGCGGGGCGATGACGCCCGCCTCGGCGGCGTCGGGGACCATGTACATCTGGTGGTTATAGATGTCGTACTGGCCGGTCTTGGCCACGGCGTCGGCCATGATCTTGGAGGGGATGTCCGTGTAGCCGTACTCGATGGTCTTGATCTTGATGCCGGTCAGCTTCTCCCACTCCTCGAGGTACTTGGGCTGGGC
The DNA window shown above is from Candidatus Rokuibacteriota bacterium and carries:
- a CDS encoding OmpA family protein, with product MRETRRSLSRALWVLTVALTSGCVAPTAVPGPEPTLAWRHTARQCYADVNARRAVVYQAPYHEGRGALLGRAACDQYVEDMEAEEARRQARASGPAPQVDRETDLEQRLGRLEAELEQEKERVAGARALAEEASRAAQQALARAAEVRTQRHLVSTAVVTFGFDKWELDERARSKLLGVVKQLKEKSSLVVDLEGHTDAVGPAPYNLELGRRRAEAVRRFLVEHGLDLHRIHSIAFGEAHPVADNSTAAGRAENRRSAVKIFALAP
- a CDS encoding CoA transferase; its protein translation is MSEAATALAQLWSWADCDPAALECTRLTGGDPVLPTNFKIGTAATATIAAAGLAAAELWRLRTGRRQRVAVDARAAAVAFRSERYLRVDGRTPPDAWGPISGFYRVGDGRWIQLHCNFPHHRDGVVRLLGCDGTREAVAAAVPGWKAGELEDALAAAGLCAGMVRAAEEWREHPQAQAVDQLPVFEIIKLGDAPPEPCGDGGRPLSGVRVLDLTRVIAGPVCGRTLAEHGAEVLLITAEHLPHIDMHVMDNGRGKLSAYLDLRRAGGADRLRALVRRADVFAQSYRPGALAAHGFLPEEVARLRPGIVYVTVSAYSHAGPWRERRGFDSLVQSVSGIAHEGGVATGTAAPKHLPAQALDHATGYLAAFGAMVALARRAREGGSYLVRVSLAQTGRWIDRLGRVTGHGTPELTLGDIEDLLQVAESPFGQLQCVAPAAQLSETPGYWGRPSVPLGTHSPTWPT
- a CDS encoding VacJ family lipoprotein, which encodes MRPDSSGLTDAVRLAVLVLALGGCASLSAAPDPTAELRDLASPGAIAADGQDEDAGQRPATAADASGEETPWIPAAIAEMSLLAQTTAKSPPADVEIEEYDPWESFNEKMFEFNRWLDRWVLKPAAKGYNYVLPEPVQQLISNGFDNIRTVPRFVNSLLQGKFAGAGRELSRFLINSTLGVGGLFDVAKTEFDIAASNEDAGQTLGVWGMGPGPYLVLPFLPPLTVRDGLGYAVDGAMDPLVYVLPFVWDRAGMRIGDTINDRALNLDLYQGFEETTVEFYSALRNAYLQRRQKLIRE
- a CDS encoding carbohydrate ABC transporter permease — protein: MSRRRRRRLAAALRHAALLAWTLVVLFPVFWMVLTSFKDSGDWVSWPTRWWPWVDFQPTLFNYRQIFHFGTTGELRREYAEQAYNIWKGIADSALIVTIASVASLLLGSALAYAISRFRVGGRNYAYTILTVRMLPPIVVAVPMLIYYTSIPVFFANLLNVRLEFFDTYYGIILLYLTTTLPYVIWMMLAFIDEVPRELEHAARVMGAGRFTIVRKVVFPLVASGMVVTLMFVFILNWSEFLLALTLSQPKVLTLPVLLNKFQSAVEGRLYGPQAAIGTVVTIPVVILGFVIQKHLVKGFSFGMIRR
- a CDS encoding ABC transporter ATP-binding protein, yielding MAGVRLENLSKTFGRTQAVRGVNLDVADGEFVVFVGPSGCGKTTTLNLIAGLETPTTGDVWIGPDRVTDWEPRDRNLGMVFQSLALFPHMAVFDNIAFPLRIKNVPAADIRARVEAVAQTLHVAHLLGQRPATLSGGEAQRVALARTIIVRPAVFLMDEPLSSLDAKLRVEMRTELKRLHEALKATFIHVTHDQAEAMTMAARIVVMHQGLVQQVGPPLAIYNEPANRFVAGFFGVPAMNFVDGELREDGGRLRFEAPALSVPLAGRAAPAGRGAALGVRPEHVRLADGEGATPGPSWPATVSLTEPMGDETLVFLDYGGPVSLVAKVDAEEKVAAGDRRRFGFNLDRLRFFDAATGERILR
- a CDS encoding cupin domain-containing protein produces the protein MILKETERSVYLDVSRIEWQPTKYPGVETKVLYADASGRQTALVRMAPGARLPNHRHVGVEQSFVLEGTLVDDDGACTAGNFVWRRPGSIHTAWSPDGCIVLGIFEQPNEFLA
- a CDS encoding SDR family oxidoreductase, producing the protein MRFQDQVVIVTGAAKGIGAAIARAFAREGARLALLDIDASGAEGVAGALAGRQVLVCKADVTVAADVRQAVDAVVARWGRIDVLVNNAGGFAVIRRTEDIPDEEWDAILRFNLTSVFLCSKAVVPVMKRQRSGRIVNLSSTVGRAGAVTVTSHYAAAKAGVLGFTRHLARELGPDGITVNAVAPGTVGTERWHALRTEEEKRKIAESVPLRRVSAPEEIAEAVLFLASDAARYITGATLDVNGGLVMM
- a CDS encoding CBS domain-containing protein; the protein is MKVAAILKAKGASVSTTPPDTTLSTIAWELKSKGIGALVVSEDGTTILGLIAERDIVHALAEHGAKLSGLRVSQVMSRSVITCTPEDSVTTVMALMTRYRVRHIPVVEDGKLRGIVSIGDVVKHRLDELAMEANIIREAYIARR
- a CDS encoding sugar ABC transporter permease, which encodes MTRLPDTAAAPPGVAAASTRSRRLTVGAWLEQERVFRWIPLIPVQLLLLALLAVPFALTIYISLLRWRLTLGFWTAAPFGGLSNFVDALTDEVFLFSIVRTFTFAASAVTAELLLGFGLALLTYKSFRGRRFYLTVFLIPMMIIPVVVGYDFSMLLIDTGPLNHALSRLTGQEVRIRWMSEYRAAQVAVVLADIWQWTPLTFLIFVSGLSALPPEPIRAAQVMGASRWQVFRYVQLPLLKPVIMIALVVRSMEALKIFDIPMLLTQGGPGNATETLSIFLWRNAWVFNKVSYAAAASVLLLVLFSVVIFASIRLLQRERAALEAERVPAR